A region from the Caloenas nicobarica isolate bCalNic1 chromosome 11, bCalNic1.hap1, whole genome shotgun sequence genome encodes:
- the MON1A gene encoding vacuolar fusion protein MON1 homolog A isoform X1 — MAADVHKKKSWEVPNGSLAPGDGQHAERSESPTPGLAQGTEPGAGQEGAMFVHTRSYEDLTSPEDGAATARSPEEGRGEPAEPSSMEQISKDFSELSTQLTGMALDLQEEMRPSKERKLEQSPQTTRCDSVLSSKEEEDVTMDAWRMHRKHVFVLSEAGKPVYSRYGSEEALSSTMGVMMALVSFLEAEKNAIRSIHADGYKVVFVRRSPLVLVAVARTRQSEQEIAHELLYIYYQILSLLTWTQLNHIFQQKQNYDLRRLLAGSERITDNLLDLMAHDPSFLMGAVRCLPLAASVRDAVSTSLQQAKAKSLVFSILLSGNQLVSLVRKKDQFLHPIDLHLLFNLISSSSSFREGEAWTPICLPKFNSSGFFHAHISYLEQEMDLCLLLVSTDREDFFTVSDCKRRFQERLRRRGVHHALQEALRTPFYSVAQVGIPDLRHFIYKSKSSGLFTSPEIEAPYVREEEKERLLGLYQYLHSRAHNSSRPLKNIYFTGPRENLLAWVTSAFELYICYSPLGTKAGAISAVNKLMKWIRKEEDRLFILTPQTY; from the exons ATGGCTGCGGATGTccacaagaagaaaagctggGAAGTGCCCAACGGGTCCCTGGCGCCGGGAGATGGGCAGCACGCGGAGCGGTCCGAGAGCCCCACGCCGGGGCTGGCACAGGGGACGGAGCCAG GGGCAGGCCAAGAGGGAGCCATGTTCGTGCACACCCGCTCCTACGAGGACTTGACAAGTCCCGAGGACGGGGCAGCCACAGCGCGGAGCCCGgaggaggggcggggggagccaGCCGAGCCCAGCAGCATGGAGCAGATCAGCAAGGACTTCAGCGAGCTGAGCACGCAGCTGACAGGCATGGCCCTCGACCTGCAGGAGGAGATGAGGCCAAGCAAGGAGAGGAAGCTGGAGCAGTCCCCGCAGACCACCCGCTGCGACTCGGTGCTGTcgagcaaggaggaggaggacgtgACCATGGATGCCTGGCGCATGCACAGGAAGCACGTCTTTGTGCTGAGCGAGGCGGGCAAGCCCGTGTACTCCCGCTATGGCTCTGAGGAGGCCCTCTCCAGCACCATGGGTGTCATgatggccctggtgtccttcCTGGAGGCCGAGAAAAATGCCATCCGGTCCATCCACGCAG ATGGCTACAAGGTGGTCTTTGTGCGGAGGAGCCCTCTGGTGCTGGTGGCAGTGGCGCGGACCCGGCAGTCAGAGCAGGAGATTGCCCATGAGCTACTCTACATCTACTACCAGATCCTGAGCCTGCTCACCTGGACCCAGCTCAACCATATcttccagcagaagcagaactATGACCTGCGCAGGCTCCTGGCCGGCTCGGAGCGCATCACCGACAACCTGCTGGACCTCATGGCCCACGACCCCAGCTTCCTCATGGGCGCTGTGCGCTGCCTGCCCTTGGCAGCCAGTGTCCGGGACGCTGTCAGCACCAGCCTCCAGCAGGCCAAGGCCAAGAGCCTGGTCTTCTCCATCCTCCTGTCAGGGAACCAGCTGGTGTCTCTTGTGAGGAAGAAGGATCAGTTCCTCCACCCCATTGACCTCCACCTGCTCTTCAACCTCAtcagctcttcttcctccttccgGGAGGGTGAAGCCTGGACTCCCATTTGCCTCCCCAAGTTCAACTCCAGTGGCTTCTTCCATGCCCACATCTCCTACCTGGAGCAGGAGATGGACCTGTGCCTCCTACTGGTCTCCACCGACCGTGAGGACTTCTTCACCGTCTCCGACTGTAAGCGGCGTTTCCAGGAGCGCCTGCGGCGGCGGGGGGTGCACCATGCTCTGCAGGAGGCCCTGCGCACCCCCTTCTACAGCGTCGCCCAGGTGGGCATCCCCGACCTCCGGCACTTCATCTACAAGTCCAAGAGCTCTGGGCTCTTCACCAG TCCCGAGATTGAGGCACCCTACGTgcgggaggaggagaaggaaaggctCTTGGGGCTCTACCAGTATCTTCACAGCCGGGCTCACAACTCTTCGCGGCCCCTGAAGAACATCTACTTCACGGGCCCCCGGGAGAACCTCCTGGCGTGG GTAACCAGCGCCTTCGAGCTCTACATATGCTACAGTCCCCTGGGGACCAAGGCTGGCGCCATCAGTGCTGTCAACAAGCTCATGAAGTGGATCCGCAAGGAGGAAGACCGACTCTTCATCCTCACTCCCCAGACATACTGA
- the MON1A gene encoding vacuolar fusion protein MON1 homolog A isoform X2 translates to MSTRRKAGKCPTGPWRREMGSTRSGPRAPRRGWHRGRSQEEMRPSKERKLEQSPQTTRCDSVLSSKEEEDVTMDAWRMHRKHVFVLSEAGKPVYSRYGSEEALSSTMGVMMALVSFLEAEKNAIRSIHADGYKVVFVRRSPLVLVAVARTRQSEQEIAHELLYIYYQILSLLTWTQLNHIFQQKQNYDLRRLLAGSERITDNLLDLMAHDPSFLMGAVRCLPLAASVRDAVSTSLQQAKAKSLVFSILLSGNQLVSLVRKKDQFLHPIDLHLLFNLISSSSSFREGEAWTPICLPKFNSSGFFHAHISYLEQEMDLCLLLVSTDREDFFTVSDCKRRFQERLRRRGVHHALQEALRTPFYSVAQVGIPDLRHFIYKSKSSGLFTSPEIEAPYVREEEKERLLGLYQYLHSRAHNSSRPLKNIYFTGPRENLLAWVTSAFELYICYSPLGTKAGAISAVNKLMKWIRKEEDRLFILTPQTY, encoded by the exons ATGTccacaagaagaaaagctggGAAGTGCCCAACGGGTCCCTGGCGCCGGGAGATGGGCAGCACGCGGAGCGGTCCGAGAGCCCCACGCCGGGGCTGGCACAGGGGACGGAGCCAG GAGGAGATGAGGCCAAGCAAGGAGAGGAAGCTGGAGCAGTCCCCGCAGACCACCCGCTGCGACTCGGTGCTGTcgagcaaggaggaggaggacgtgACCATGGATGCCTGGCGCATGCACAGGAAGCACGTCTTTGTGCTGAGCGAGGCGGGCAAGCCCGTGTACTCCCGCTATGGCTCTGAGGAGGCCCTCTCCAGCACCATGGGTGTCATgatggccctggtgtccttcCTGGAGGCCGAGAAAAATGCCATCCGGTCCATCCACGCAG ATGGCTACAAGGTGGTCTTTGTGCGGAGGAGCCCTCTGGTGCTGGTGGCAGTGGCGCGGACCCGGCAGTCAGAGCAGGAGATTGCCCATGAGCTACTCTACATCTACTACCAGATCCTGAGCCTGCTCACCTGGACCCAGCTCAACCATATcttccagcagaagcagaactATGACCTGCGCAGGCTCCTGGCCGGCTCGGAGCGCATCACCGACAACCTGCTGGACCTCATGGCCCACGACCCCAGCTTCCTCATGGGCGCTGTGCGCTGCCTGCCCTTGGCAGCCAGTGTCCGGGACGCTGTCAGCACCAGCCTCCAGCAGGCCAAGGCCAAGAGCCTGGTCTTCTCCATCCTCCTGTCAGGGAACCAGCTGGTGTCTCTTGTGAGGAAGAAGGATCAGTTCCTCCACCCCATTGACCTCCACCTGCTCTTCAACCTCAtcagctcttcttcctccttccgGGAGGGTGAAGCCTGGACTCCCATTTGCCTCCCCAAGTTCAACTCCAGTGGCTTCTTCCATGCCCACATCTCCTACCTGGAGCAGGAGATGGACCTGTGCCTCCTACTGGTCTCCACCGACCGTGAGGACTTCTTCACCGTCTCCGACTGTAAGCGGCGTTTCCAGGAGCGCCTGCGGCGGCGGGGGGTGCACCATGCTCTGCAGGAGGCCCTGCGCACCCCCTTCTACAGCGTCGCCCAGGTGGGCATCCCCGACCTCCGGCACTTCATCTACAAGTCCAAGAGCTCTGGGCTCTTCACCAG TCCCGAGATTGAGGCACCCTACGTgcgggaggaggagaaggaaaggctCTTGGGGCTCTACCAGTATCTTCACAGCCGGGCTCACAACTCTTCGCGGCCCCTGAAGAACATCTACTTCACGGGCCCCCGGGAGAACCTCCTGGCGTGG GTAACCAGCGCCTTCGAGCTCTACATATGCTACAGTCCCCTGGGGACCAAGGCTGGCGCCATCAGTGCTGTCAACAAGCTCATGAAGTGGATCCGCAAGGAGGAAGACCGACTCTTCATCCTCACTCCCCAGACATACTGA